From Carettochelys insculpta isolate YL-2023 chromosome 22, ASM3395843v1, whole genome shotgun sequence, one genomic window encodes:
- the DKKL1 gene encoding dickkopf-like protein 1, which produces MQGRWLLLCTLVTLLAGARGSLLPPAARRLLGHFQHLLGRSRAELREGRFEAPVDVSKLPPNYHTEEKMQRRLGNATMHSHREISKVTDNETGAVLFSDRTVTSVELGERSLAERWRGSQAESSEEGAGGGAEAEPVPGRRILPIPRPHLAFLIIHLPRRVRPRKVSAAGWLDRASLSDRRHRLLAIREGLMEAPRPVKKAPPISLAQHQAGARRPHLFFFFRKL; this is translated from the exons ATGCAGGGACgttggctgctgctctgcaccctggtcacgctgctggctggggccaggggctccCTCCTGCCGCCTGCTGCCCGCCGCCTGCTGGGCCACTTCCAGCACCTACTGGGGCGCAGTCGG GCAGAGCTGAGGGAGGGGCGCTTTGAGGCCCCTGTTGATGTCAGCAAGCTCCCCCCCAACTACCACACGGAGGAGAAGATGCAACGCAGGCTGGGGAATGCCACCATGCACAGCCACCGGGAGATCAGcaag GTGACCGACAACGAGACCGGAGCCGTGCTGTTCTCCGACAGGACGGTGACCTCCGTTGAGCTGGGGGAGCGGAGCCTGGCAGAGAGATGGAGG GGAAGCCAGGCAGAGTCCAGTGAGGAAGGGGCAGGCGGTGGGGCAGaagcagagcctgtcccagggAGACGCATCCTGCCGATCCCACGCCCCCACCTGGCCTTCCTCATCATCCACTTACCGCGCAGAGTTAGGCCCAGGAAAGTTTCTGCCGCTGGCTGGCTGGACCGCGCATCCCTGAGCGACAGGAggcacaggctgctggccatCCGGGAAGGGCTGATGGAAGCCCCCCGCCCTGTGAAGAAAGCTCCCCCCATTAGCCTGGCCCAGCACCAAGCTGGTGCACGGAGGCCCCATTTATTCTTCTTCTTCAGGAAGCTGTAG